AGGAAAGGCTAGTGTCACTGCCTGATGTCaccccagatcctcttctgccTGCTTCATTGCAGCCCCCACAGTGGGAACAGCCTCCTATAGATCCTCCTTCGCTGTGGATTTTGGACTGATCTCTTCCTGTTGGCTACTGTGTGTCATATCAAGACAAGCTCTTCAGAGACAGAAAACTTGCTTGTGTGTATGTTTGGAAAGCACCAAGTTTGGGGCCAGGTTCATccctgctggctgagctctgcctGATGCCCAGTCTTTGGTAATGTcaacactacacagcttttagtgccATGGCTGTGCTGCTAAAAGTCATGCAGTGTGGCCACTAtttgtcagtggaagagctgaCAAAAGACTTCTACTCTCAACGAGCAGCGTTTGAcagcgctctcctgccaacaacgcactgttcacactggcacttgttgtggcaaaacttttgtcttttgaggGTGgcggggagggttgggggagtgTTAACATCTCCAATGaccaaaagttttgtcattcaattgccagtgtagacatagtcttagcaCTCCAGTGCCCCAGGGTGGACTATCATAGCATAGCCAATGAGGCATGCCAGCACCCTCTGGCTAGGCATTTTGAATACACTCTCTCTATGGCTAACTTGATTTAAGCTTTGAGTATCCTCTAGGGGCTAGGCTATAGCACTGGGCTTCTGCTGTCAGACAGTCCCTTTGGCCATGCAGATGGATTCCATTTCAGAGTGGCTGCTTCCTTGAAGCAGGTTAAGAGGCTTAATTGCCCTCCCCCAACATTTAGGTGCTGTGAAGACCCCAGAGACAGGGGGAGCCTCATAACAGGTCACAGAACTTAGCCCAGGGAGTTCTGCTTATGGTGGAGCTAGAGCACAGGCCTCTAGCAACTAAGCTAGAGCAACTGCAATTCCTAGCATCGCTGCTTTGTATTCGATTCTTGCCAGGGATGTTTTAGGCAAAGGCCTCTCTGCGCCAGTTATGGAGACCTTTCTCTTGACTGAGGTATTTCACTAGGTTTCCACAGACTGGCACCTACTGGCATCAGGGGGATGGATAGATGCAGAGCAGCATCACCCTTGCCTTGCCATTCGCACTGTGGACCctttcttatccactgtaatgtCAGAGGCAGAGAAAACCCAGCTTGGCTTTCAGAGCCCAAGTGTTGCGAGAAGCCAGAGTCTGGGAATACCCTCCCTTCCCTAATGGGCATGTCCTAATAAGAACAATGAACAACTTTAATCTTTGTTTATGGTGATTGTTCtagactgggggggtggggggaggtgcctGGGGCTGAAGGGATTGCTGTGCCATTATAGGAGAGTCAGCCCTGAAGAATGACtggagctggaatttggccaggacacgaGGATTAGACACCCAGACTAGTGGGAAAGCAGCCTGGGAACTTGACCACAGATTGTCAGAACCTCAGATGTTACTTCCTGAAGCTCACCAGCACCCACCACCACTCTGGGAGGAGAGCACGCCCCCTATTGAGTCACCCATCCCAAGTCCTGCAGCACCTAAAAGCTCCCCCAAGGGCAAGGCCTTGCCCTCCTTATCTTACCAAGGTCTACCCAGATCACGTacctgcagccatgctgcctaAGGCTAAGTATCATCAACTAGCCAGTGGGtgcacactagggtgaccagatgtcctgattttatagggacagtcctgagttttgggtctttttcttatataggctcctgttacccctcacctccatcccaatttttcacacttgctgtctggtcaccctagtgtacACACAGAGGAAGAGGCCAAACTGGCTCCCTGCATGCCAAGAACACACCAAGAACCTGCGTTCTGTATATCAATACAGTATTTATTCACCTTCCCTCAGTCAGGGCCAGGCCAGACAGATTCGGTTAGGAGGCAGGGATACCCCCACCTGCATTAGGACATTCACAACCGCTCACGATAAACTAGACACAGGAGGAACACACAGCAGGAAGCTGGCTCCATCACATGGCGAAGAGGATGAGGAAAGCCACCATCAGGCAGAAGAGCCCCATGGCCTCGGAGAGTGCAAAGCCCAGGATGGCGTAGGAGAACAGCTGCTGTTTCAGGGAAGGGTTTCTATGACGGGAGGAAGAAAGCACCAGTCAATGAAGCACGTAGGAGCATAGTGAGCATCCCCCATGCTGCTGGGCTGGGCACGGCAGACCAAGAGTCAGATACACCAATGTGCATTGCCAGCTCCTAATGGCCCATGAGGTTCTTTGCTCTTGATCAACCCCCTCTGGCTGATCCCCAGGACAGTATCTGAAGGGAGCCAGGCACAGTCCTCTTGGCCAGAGGGAGAAACCACTACAACGCACAGTCgtggggaggtggggaaagtCCCAGATCTCCCATGCCATAGAACTGCCTGGGAGTGTTCAGACTGGtgcagtcccagcctctcccaccaGGGGGCACTGTAGTGATTGCTGGCTGCAGAGGAGTTCCCAGATGGGTGAGCCCTAGATTCACTCCAGAGGGGTCTTTATATTCAAGAGTCCCAAATTCATGTATCTGACAGGCGTGTGATGGTCTGAAAGAAGCCTGACTTGGTGCCTACACCTGTCCCCTGCTTTCTCAGTGCTGGGCAACAGCATTGGGATTAGCATGAAGAGCTGACAAAAATCCCAGTGTTATGGGTTTAAGGTAAGAAACCAAAATCCACCCTGATCACTAGAGAGAGCCCCACAGCAGGAGGAAGTGGGAAAATCCCACTTTGTTTCAGAGCCACCAACAGGCTCCTTGGGACAGCCCATGTTGCTGAGGAAAGGATGTGAACTCAGCACCAGGCTGACAGCTATGGAGACTCCGCAGCAGAGGCACAGCAGGGGACAGGGCCAGGGCAAGCTTCCCCACTGTCCCCTACAGCATGTCCCACCCTGCCCAACAACGACCTCTCTAGTGGATGTTTGGCCTCCATGGCTCACTCAAAAGCATCAACAGAACTAGCTGGGAGCAGGGGACATTCTCACCCACCAGATAAAGGATGAAACTGAAACCCACCAGATTCATTTGACCCACAGATGGTGGCAGATTTCAGGCTGGATCTGAATCCGTGCCCTACACAGGAAGGGCTTGATACCCAGTAAGAGTCCTCAGCTGTCCTGTTCCTACCCCAAATCTCCTGCTTATACAAAGGACTGGTCAGACCGATTTAGAAATGCTCCTCATGGACAGTTTACGGTTCCTTCCACTGACAGAGCCAAGAGCACTGGCCAGAGGACTGTAACAGACTAGGCACCATGTCCAGGTTCAGAGCAATCCATCGTTACTCCTTTTAAAGAGGGCTATCGCATAAGGAGCTGCCATCTTAACAGGCGGAGGCTGCACAGGACAGCTTAAAGAATCCAAGTCCCACACGGATGCACAGGAAGACCAGGAGATTGAGTTCACTCTTAACAGCCTTTCCCTTACAACAGGTCTGATGTGTCTTGCTTTCACTtgcacccctgctctgaggcTCGTGCTGGGAAGTCCTAGCCagaggtagtcaattattttttgccaCGGTCCAAATTGCTTGGTCAAGGTATAACTAAgtccagattccagagaaaataattaaaaaaaatcaataatgatAAGATTTCTGAGTCCGTTCAAAAACatctggtggtccagatttggcccgtGGTCTGCTTGATACCAGGGCTTTTGACCAGAGCTGGAGTGCGAAgcagcaggtttttgcctggagctggagtggagccggagcacagctccaaagacCCTGCTTGATACCCCTATCCCAGGCCCTGCTTGCACCAGCTGTAACCAAGCCAGGGGACAGGGTTAAAGCAGGGGAAGCACTAACCGATATTGGCTCATTCCTTACCTGGCATAGCCAATAATGAGGCTGCCGAATACGGTTCCAATGCCAGCACCAGAGCCGGCTACCCCAACGGTGGCAGCACCAGCACCGATGAACTTCGCCGCGGTGTCAATGTCCTGGGAGATGGAGCTGGTGTGGACCTCCCGGCGCACAGCTTGGAGGAGGGCATTCTGGGGTGCTGGGGTGGAGCCAAGCTAGGATGAGTTGAAAAGATGAGAGAGATTCAGCTGGAGATGGAGCTCTACAAGAACCCAAGTTTCCCACATGGCTTGGAGAACTGACTTCGTGGGCCTCTAGAGGGGTGAGGTTGTGAGTTAGGCTACAGAGAGGGGCATAATCAGTGCAGTGAGCCACAGAACTGGGAGCCATTTAAATTCAGCTCTCACAGATTCCTTGTAACCTCAGACAAATTGCTTCACTTTggtgcatcagtttccccatatggATGGGCAATTCTGATCTCCCTGGGGTTTTAGTAAGAGAAGGCCCTGTGACTTACTAGGCCTGGCAATGAATGCCTTAAAACTACTGTCGAGCTGGATTTCCAGCATTATAAAGCACTAGCATAGAAGCATTCCTGAGATATTGGGCTTAAAGCAGTCTATTGCTCCTGCTGCACCGCCCCCTCTCCCTCATTTCTATAGCGCCTTTCacttgaaggatcccaaagcgcTTTACACATTTTAATTCTAATACATGAGCCTTCTGTGAAGTTCTTCACCCACCAGTGAACTGCAGCCATGGCTGGGGTGGAATTTGGCAGCCGTTTAGCCGTGTAGAATACTTCTGGTCAGGAAGTGACTTCTCAGTTGAGCCCACATGAGGAATTTGTGGGAGCAGACTAATTACACGTTGAGAGCTGGCTGGGACTCCAGGGCTAACCACCTTGCATGTGCCAGAGGATCCCGATCTCACTATTACACCTAATCTGAAATACAGCTTGCAGCAGGACAGCGCCCTCTAGTCTCAGCTGGGGGAGCAGTTCAGAGTTGACTTGAAAGGAAGAGCACCTCCTACTGAATCACCAATCCCTTTCCACAGGGAGAGCTTGCAGCACTGCTAACATGCTTTCTTCTGTTGCCAGATTTTCCTCTTGCTTTATGATTCTCCCCTGAGTGATTAAGCCCAGAAGCCTGAGAGCGCAAGCCAGCCCAGCCGAGCCTTCTCACCCAGCAGGGATTGATTCCCACCCCCCAGCTTCGCTCTAGTCAAAGACTGCTATGGAGTGGAATATTTGCTCTGCACGCCCCCTGCTGGGCCCAATGCTTAAGTCAATTCAGGCTCTGAAGATCCTCTCCACTTTCATGGTCCAAGCTCAGCATTTTACCTCATCCGTCCTGGCCTCAGGCCTGCTCAGCAGGGAGGCAGAGACTGGTCTGCACAGCAGCCTTGAGCTGTTCCTCACCTGCAGACAGACAAAGTAATCATTCAGACGGAGCCGCTCTGCCCAGAGAGGCAGTGCAATACAATCCCTACCAGATACCCAGTGCCAGCTTCCTGCAATAATCTGTCAGATCAGTTATGCTGAGATTGGAAAGGAACTGGAGCAGTATTTCCCCTACCCTGCAACTCTGCAGGGGGTGGCAACATTTACATAGAGCCCAAAGTGTGCCAGACTCTCCCCCATTGTTAGCTGGGGGTGGCCCAGTGCAGAGTGACTGAATTATTTTCAGGGACACCAGAGCAGTTGTTGCTTCAAGAGTCAAGACAGCATGTCTTCTGCTGTTCATCTGCATGAAGGTCCCTCCGGTGGCTGGGTGGACAGCCTGATCCTGGAAGGGGCTGCGTACCTTCAGAAGTCAGGCCATGAATGCCCTGCAGCAGTTCTCTGGGTTAAATCCAGCTCTGGCATAAGTGGAAGCAACTGCCATTGACTCCATGGCTGAATGTGGCATTCCATGTCTCTGCCGTAGGGGCAGAGGAAAGGTAGCACTTTCCCCGAGGCCAGCAGGAATCCACACACTTTGTAGCAGCACTGGCATCGTGTTGCCACTTCCTGTTTTAATACATTCCAAACCAAACTTATTCCCaagcagggcttaatttgtaatgaaagagctaccagggctcaagcaatttttttttttactttcataactgatgtggcaagcccagaggtgccagggctatgaactggcACAAACTAAGCACTGTTTTCAAGCCTCTGCGTTCCCACAGCACAGTCCATGCTAAGGCAACACAAAGGATGAAGGTTACCAAATGCTGCCTCTTCATGGACCAGTATGGCCCAGGACAGTTCATCATGGACGGTAATCCTGATCACTCTTGCCCCTGGAGCTGGCAGAATAACTAGGACAGCAAGTAACCATTACCTTGAAACTAGCCACAGTCAATGTGAATTTATGCCCTACTGGAACCTCAACACAAGACTAAcacagaagggaggagagaggaactgACCTGGGAGACACAGGGGACAGTAACTTACCCCAGGGCAGACATGCACCATCCAAGAGCCAACCCTTTTTCAGTGAGGTCTTGTCTAAAGTAcagggaaaagtcgatctaaactacgcaatttgagttacatgaatagcgtaactcaagtcgatgtagcttagatctacttaccgtggggtcCACTCTACACAACGTCCTCCActgactccccttactcttctcaagcccgtggagtacaggagttgacgggagagcacaggagttgacgggagaacgatctgcagtcaatttagtgggtcttcactagacccactaaattgaccacCGATGCATTGATCGCCACAGGTGGATCCCCTATTAAGtccagacaagccctgagactccACACACTTAGATGGTAAATGGAGAGTGCCTCCCATTTACCATGGAATCACCTTATTGCTGGCACTTGCCACTCCGGGCCAGGTTAGCACAGAGTTAGCAGGGAGCACCTCCAGTTAATCACTGTTTCCCTCCCCACCTACGAATTGATGAAACAGGAGGCTGGGGCAGCCATATTTGTTGTAGACATCTGGACAAACTCAGATGATCAGAGCAGGGATTCACTTAGTGTCAGGTGACTGAAGCATGTAGCTAAGCAGGGCCCATCTACAGTAGGGCACTGTGGCAGGGGAGGAAGTCTCCACAACATAGCTCTGTGGGTCAATGTAGACAAGAGCGTCTGAGATGTGCCACAGCCTTGGGTGGGGCAGAGCTTGAGGCATGATTAGGGATCCCTTGACACTACAGAATCTCTGAAGCATGTTGTGGGAATAACCAAGTCCTGACGTGTGGGCCCTGAGGGCAGGCAGACTGGCACCAGGGCAGGGTTACTGAAAGCCAGCAACCAGTTACAAGTCTAATGGGCTGGCATCCccaacactgcagcagcagcttagAAGGAAGTTTTATTACACCTCCAGAGACAGGAAATGCCACCCAGCTAATTAGTAGCAAATAGGAAAAGGTTACAATTATCTGGCCTGTTGAGGGCAAGTTACCTCTAAACTAGAGTTCCGAGGCATTCATCAGTAACTGGCTAAGAGCCCCATCCATTTTGGATAAGATGTAGACAGCAGCTCCCCTCATCTTTGATATTAAAGTGTGGTCTGTGGTAACTACAATTCCCAGCATGCACAGCATCAGTAATACCCACAGTCGTCACCTCCATACTGAAAATGAGGCTGGCCATGCAGCATATGAGCCCTGCTTTAGCCACCATTACTTTAAGCAGATACAGACTGCAGTgaaatctacttttttttttttttttcaaacacactCCCCTAAAGGCAGAATGTCCTAGGAGAacaagactgggagtcagggctcttgagttctattcctagctttGCCGCTCACTTCATGGGAGACTGCAGGCACCTGTCTCTAAATTACCTGTCTAGACAATGGAGATAGCACTTACCTATGTGGCAGGGGATTGTGAAGATTAGCTAGTATCTTGAAAAAGTATTGCAGAAAAGCCTAGTATtagacttgattaaaaaaaatgggattttaCCCTACTCACTAGGGCAGGAGCAGAGACGAATTTTGCACAGGCATACATGTTCGGGGACAGCAGGGGGTCACAAAACTGGAAGagaaaccaaaacaccaccacattaGGAATCCACATCGCCCCACAATTTCTATCATTCACTGCAATCAAAACATGCTGCAAagagggatgggtgggggggac
This DNA window, taken from Chelonoidis abingdonii isolate Lonesome George chromosome 26, CheloAbing_2.0, whole genome shotgun sequence, encodes the following:
- the ATP5MC2 gene encoding ATP synthase F(0) complex subunit C2, mitochondrial, which produces MYACAKFVSAPALVRNSSRLLCRPVSASLLSRPEARTDELGSTPAPQNALLQAVRREVHTSSISQDIDTAAKFIGAGAATVGVAGSGAGIGTVFGSLIIGYARNPSLKQQLFSYAILGFALSEAMGLFCLMVAFLILFAM